One genomic segment of Occultella kanbiaonis includes these proteins:
- a CDS encoding aldo/keto reductase, with protein sequence MRLREDTAADPDRDPVAVVHAALDAGVTMVDTADAYQNEELIGRTIRGRRGEVLLASKFGLVWGAGIAGSFEVRADPAYVQQACEASLRRLDVEVIDLYYLHHRSDTIPIEDTVGAMSDLVTQGKIRALGLSNVTAEDLRRAHAVHPIAALQEQWSVLQRDVETQLVPAAADLGTVVVAHSPNGHGLMHQVQRTADEQLPSDLRAALEEVAGAHDATPGQVALAWVHHRQRVHDVPVIPLPGTTRVSHLRANVAAADLDLSDDELRRLDPTQAAS encoded by the coding sequence ATGAGGTTGCGCGAGGACACGGCCGCCGATCCTGATCGGGACCCGGTGGCCGTGGTCCATGCCGCGCTTGACGCCGGCGTCACGATGGTGGACACCGCCGACGCCTACCAGAATGAGGAACTGATCGGCCGGACGATTCGAGGCCGTCGTGGTGAGGTGCTGCTGGCCAGCAAGTTCGGGCTGGTCTGGGGCGCCGGCATCGCCGGCAGCTTCGAGGTGCGTGCCGACCCGGCTTACGTACAGCAGGCATGCGAGGCCAGCCTGCGACGGCTCGACGTCGAGGTGATCGACCTCTACTACCTGCACCATCGCAGCGACACGATCCCGATCGAGGACACCGTCGGGGCCATGTCCGATCTGGTCACCCAGGGAAAGATCCGCGCCCTCGGCCTGTCCAACGTGACGGCCGAAGACCTGCGCCGCGCGCACGCGGTCCACCCGATCGCGGCTCTCCAGGAGCAATGGTCGGTGCTGCAGCGCGACGTCGAGACGCAGTTGGTGCCGGCCGCGGCCGACCTCGGGACCGTTGTCGTGGCGCACTCCCCGAACGGTCACGGTCTCATGCACCAGGTGCAGCGCACGGCCGACGAGCAGCTCCCGAGCGACCTGCGTGCCGCACTGGAGGAGGTCGCCGGTGCGCACGACGCCACCCCTGGCCAGGTCGCCCTGGCCTGGGTGCATCACCGGCAGCGAGTACACGACGTACCGGTCATCCCGCTTCCAGGAACGACGAGAGTCAGCCACCTACGTGCCAACGTCGCTGCGGCCGACCTGGACCTGTCCGACGACGAGCTGCGACGGCTCGACCCGACGCAAGCGGCGTCGTGA
- a CDS encoding Na(+)/H(+) antiporter subunit C codes for MTPNVTLAIVVGVLVGTGVYLLLERSLSRVIIGVTLISNGVNVLMLIAGGAAGGPPLVGSGPAEDMADPLPQAMVLTAIVINLGLTAFVLAMAYRSWQLHGHDEVQDDLEDRRIARRAERGAVDKRADDVGTNLAIEAAEARDETEEVPLITGHGPQLGAEDDDVTGRRS; via the coding sequence ATGACGCCCAACGTCACGCTCGCGATCGTGGTCGGGGTGCTGGTCGGCACCGGTGTGTACCTGCTCCTCGAACGCAGCCTGTCCCGCGTGATCATCGGGGTCACCCTGATCAGCAACGGCGTGAACGTGCTGATGCTGATCGCCGGGGGAGCTGCCGGTGGGCCGCCGCTGGTGGGCAGCGGCCCCGCCGAGGACATGGCCGACCCGTTGCCGCAGGCCATGGTCCTCACCGCGATCGTCATCAACCTCGGCCTGACCGCGTTCGTGCTCGCGATGGCCTACCGGAGCTGGCAGCTGCACGGCCACGACGAGGTGCAGGACGACCTCGAGGACCGCCGGATCGCGCGCCGCGCCGAGCGGGGCGCGGTGGACAAGCGGGCCGACGACGTCGGCACCAACCTGGCCATCGAGGCCGCCGAGGCGCGCGACGAGACCGAGGAGGTCCCCCTGATCACCGGCCACGGGCCACAGCTGGGCGCCGAGGACGACGACGTGACGGGACGACGATCATGA
- the dcd gene encoding dCTP deaminase, with protein MLLSDRDIRAELTTGRIGLEPFDESMIQPSSVDVRLDRYFRLFDNHKYPVIDPAQDQPELTRMVEAAAGDPFVLHPGEFVLGSTYELISLPDDVAARLEGKSSLGRLGLLTHSTAGFIDPGFSGHVTLELSNVATLPILLWPGMKIGQMCYFRLSSPAEHPYGSGAQGSRYQGQRGPTASRSHLNFHRTDVGQ; from the coding sequence GTGCTGCTCTCCGATCGTGACATCCGCGCCGAACTGACCACCGGGCGGATCGGCCTGGAACCGTTCGACGAGTCGATGATCCAACCCTCAAGCGTCGACGTCCGCCTGGACCGCTACTTCCGGCTGTTCGACAATCACAAGTACCCGGTCATCGACCCCGCCCAGGACCAGCCCGAGCTCACCCGGATGGTCGAAGCCGCGGCCGGCGACCCGTTCGTGCTGCACCCCGGTGAGTTCGTGCTCGGCTCCACGTACGAGCTGATCAGCCTGCCCGACGACGTCGCGGCCCGCCTCGAGGGCAAGTCCAGCCTCGGCCGGCTCGGGCTGCTCACGCACTCCACCGCGGGGTTCATCGACCCCGGGTTCTCCGGCCACGTCACCCTCGAGCTCTCCAACGTGGCGACCCTGCCGATCCTGCTCTGGCCCGGCATGAAGATCGGCCAGATGTGCTACTTCCGGCTGTCCAGCCCGGCCGAGCATCCGTACGGGTCCGGTGCCCAGGGCTCGCGCTACCAGGGCCAACGGGGCCCGACGGCGTCCCGTTCGCACCTGAACTTCCACCGCACCGACGTGGGGCAGTAG
- the pgi gene encoding glucose-6-phosphate isomerase yields the protein MSTAPIDATTTSAWAELTGHAAAQKPDLRSWFDADPGRAERLTFDAADLHVDLSKNLVTDETLALLLRLAEEVGLKGRLEAMFTGEHINVTEDRAVLHTALRRPAGASPALVVDGQDVDADVHAELARVYAFAEQVRSGAWTGVTGKRVATVVNIGIGGSDLGPVMAYEALAPYVQDGLELRFISNIDPSDVAETTAGLDPETTLFIVASKTFGTLETLTNARLAREWLWTNLESAGAIDGSETSRTGAVAKHFVAVSTALDKVAAFGIDPANAFGFWDWVGGRYSVDSAIGTSLAIAIGPEAFAEFLGGFHAIDQHLRSTPFAQNVPVLMGLLNVWYVNFLDAHTHAVLPYAQYLHRFPAYLQQLTMESNGKGVRWDGSPVTTATGEVFWGEPGTNGQHAFYQLIHQGTRVIPSDFIAVANPARPLRDGDTDVHGLFLANFFAQTKALAFGKTADEVRAEGTAEAIVPARVFTGNRPTTSILAPALTPSVLGQLIALYEHITFVQGVVWGIDSFDQWGVELGKQLATQIAPAVTGDADALAAQDASTQALIRHYLAQRD from the coding sequence GTGAGCACCGCACCCATCGACGCCACCACCACCAGCGCCTGGGCGGAGCTGACCGGCCACGCCGCCGCCCAGAAGCCGGATCTGCGCTCCTGGTTCGACGCCGATCCCGGCCGGGCCGAGCGGCTGACGTTCGATGCCGCGGACCTGCACGTCGACCTGTCCAAGAACCTGGTCACCGACGAGACCCTGGCCCTGCTGCTGCGTCTGGCCGAGGAGGTCGGGCTCAAGGGCCGGCTCGAGGCGATGTTCACCGGCGAGCACATCAACGTCACCGAGGACCGGGCCGTGCTGCACACGGCACTGCGCCGCCCGGCCGGCGCGAGCCCCGCCCTCGTGGTCGACGGGCAGGACGTGGACGCGGACGTGCACGCCGAGCTGGCGCGGGTCTACGCGTTCGCCGAGCAGGTGCGCTCGGGCGCGTGGACCGGGGTGACCGGCAAACGCGTCGCCACGGTGGTCAACATCGGCATCGGCGGCTCCGACCTCGGCCCGGTGATGGCGTACGAGGCGCTCGCCCCGTACGTCCAGGACGGGCTCGAGCTCCGGTTCATCTCCAACATCGACCCGAGCGACGTCGCCGAGACCACCGCCGGGCTGGACCCGGAGACCACCCTGTTCATCGTCGCGTCGAAGACGTTCGGCACCCTGGAGACGCTCACCAACGCCCGGCTCGCCCGGGAGTGGCTCTGGACGAACCTGGAGTCCGCGGGTGCCATCGACGGCTCCGAGACCTCGCGCACCGGCGCGGTCGCCAAGCACTTCGTGGCCGTCTCCACGGCACTGGACAAGGTCGCCGCGTTCGGCATCGACCCCGCGAACGCGTTCGGGTTCTGGGACTGGGTCGGCGGCCGGTACTCGGTGGACTCCGCGATCGGCACCTCGCTCGCGATCGCGATCGGGCCGGAGGCGTTCGCCGAGTTCCTGGGCGGCTTCCACGCGATCGACCAGCACCTGCGCTCGACTCCGTTCGCGCAGAACGTGCCGGTCCTGATGGGGCTGCTGAACGTCTGGTACGTCAACTTCCTCGACGCGCACACGCACGCGGTGCTGCCCTACGCGCAGTACCTGCACCGGTTCCCCGCCTACCTGCAGCAGCTCACCATGGAGTCCAACGGCAAGGGTGTGCGTTGGGACGGCAGCCCGGTCACCACCGCCACCGGTGAGGTGTTCTGGGGCGAGCCCGGCACGAACGGCCAGCACGCGTTCTACCAGCTCATCCATCAGGGCACCCGGGTGATCCCGTCGGACTTCATCGCCGTCGCGAACCCCGCGCGGCCGCTGCGCGACGGCGACACCGACGTGCACGGTCTCTTCCTCGCGAACTTCTTCGCCCAGACCAAGGCGCTCGCGTTCGGCAAGACCGCGGACGAGGTCCGCGCCGAGGGCACGGCCGAGGCAATCGTCCCGGCCCGGGTGTTCACGGGGAACCGGCCGACCACCTCGATCCTCGCCCCGGCGCTCACGCCGTCGGTGCTCGGGCAGCTGATCGCGCTCTACGAGCACATCACGTTCGTGCAGGGCGTGGTCTGGGGCATCGACAGCTTCGACCAGTGGGGCGTGGAGCTCGGCAAGCAGCTCGCCACCCAGATCGCCCCGGCGGTCACCGGGGACGCGGACGCGCTCGCCGCGCAGGACGCGTCCACGCAGGCGCTGATCCGGCACTACCTGGCGCAGCGGGACTGA
- a CDS encoding Na+/H+ antiporter subunit A yields MLQLLALHLLAAVAAPAIMRRFGRKGFLPLALVPGSAAVWAVANTGAVLDGRGPTLDASWIPALDMSLAFRLDVLSWLMVILVGGVGAIVLGYCAWYFASGAKLLGRFAGVFVAFAGAMLGLVTTDNTLVLYVFWELTTVFSYLLIGHYFDRKGARRAAMQAIIVTTLGGLAMLFGFLILGEAEGGSYVISELIANPPLDGSALVTAGIVMVLVGAISKSALVPFHFWLPGAMAAPTPVSAYLHAAAMVKAGVYLVARFAPGFAEVPVWQWMILLTGGATMILGGYRALRQHDLKLLLAFGTVSQLGFLILLVGQADRAIALAGLALIGAHAMFKAALFLTVGVIDAAAGTRDLRQLSGLAKHLPWATVPGVLATFSMVGLPPFAGYVGKEAALEALVHSDDPMTFALLVIVVIGSILTFAYGMRFLWGAFARKKGVEDTPVDKEATGLYIAPNVLAFAGLVAGLFPVAGETLLAPYADTYPRGEPGHLTLWAGFGIPLLLTGVIIVGGVLLMLARRGVERVQDVVSVGPDADRTYRGTMRRLDSMSVAVTSITQRGSLPVYLALILLTTVVMIWTSAYAGGLRIGAVKPWDYPVQAGVAVVIAVAAFLTARARRRLKAVVLLGITGYGVVLLFALHGAPDLALTQALVETITLVVFILVLRRLPAYYSNRPLKASRWWRAILAIMVGLTVTFVALVIPNARVTDTIAELFPEEAYNYGYGRNIVNVTLVDIRAWDTMGEISVLLVAATGVASLVFLRARAGRVERIRDHDMDRGSVWASDSPGDDALVRQGRTIPLRSTRNRRWISAGVALAPHRRSVIFEVATRLIFHTMLVFAVYLLFAGHNSPGGGFVAGLVAGIALTVRYLAGGRYELGEAAPVLPGLLLGSGLFLSAGAGAVPLAFGGVVLQSVVIDIPLGYLGDVHLVTTLFFDIGVFLVVVGLMLDILRSLGAEVDRQGEAEGRAVPDVAHDSPRSTADDAQPLEDALAGGGAP; encoded by the coding sequence GTGCTGCAGCTACTCGCTTTGCACCTTCTCGCCGCCGTGGCTGCGCCTGCCATCATGCGGCGGTTCGGTCGCAAGGGGTTCCTGCCGCTGGCGTTGGTGCCCGGGTCGGCGGCGGTGTGGGCGGTGGCCAACACGGGGGCCGTGCTGGACGGGCGGGGTCCGACGCTGGATGCCTCGTGGATCCCGGCGCTGGACATGTCGCTGGCGTTCCGGCTGGACGTCCTGTCCTGGCTGATGGTGATCCTCGTCGGCGGTGTCGGCGCGATCGTGCTCGGCTACTGCGCCTGGTACTTCGCGTCCGGGGCGAAGCTCCTGGGCCGGTTCGCCGGCGTGTTCGTCGCGTTCGCCGGGGCCATGCTCGGGCTCGTCACCACGGACAACACGCTCGTGCTGTACGTGTTCTGGGAGCTCACCACGGTGTTCTCCTACCTGCTGATCGGGCACTACTTCGACCGCAAGGGCGCTCGCCGCGCAGCGATGCAGGCGATCATCGTGACCACCCTCGGTGGCCTCGCGATGCTGTTCGGCTTCCTCATCCTCGGTGAGGCCGAGGGCGGCTCCTACGTGATCTCGGAGCTGATCGCGAACCCGCCGCTGGATGGCAGCGCCCTGGTGACCGCCGGGATCGTGATGGTCCTGGTGGGTGCGATCAGCAAGTCGGCGCTCGTGCCGTTCCACTTCTGGCTCCCGGGTGCGATGGCCGCGCCCACACCCGTGAGCGCCTACCTGCACGCCGCCGCGATGGTGAAGGCCGGTGTGTACCTGGTGGCCAGGTTCGCCCCGGGATTCGCCGAGGTGCCGGTCTGGCAGTGGATGATCCTGCTCACCGGTGGCGCGACGATGATCCTCGGCGGCTACCGCGCGCTGCGGCAGCACGACCTGAAGCTGCTGCTCGCGTTCGGCACCGTCAGCCAGCTCGGCTTCCTGATCCTCCTGGTCGGGCAGGCCGATCGGGCCATCGCGCTCGCCGGGCTCGCCCTCATCGGGGCGCACGCCATGTTCAAGGCGGCGCTGTTCCTGACCGTCGGCGTCATCGACGCCGCCGCCGGCACCCGTGATCTGCGCCAGCTCTCCGGGCTCGCCAAGCACCTGCCGTGGGCCACCGTGCCCGGCGTGCTCGCCACGTTCTCGATGGTGGGGTTGCCACCCTTCGCCGGGTACGTCGGCAAGGAGGCGGCCCTCGAGGCGCTCGTCCACAGCGACGATCCGATGACGTTCGCACTGCTCGTGATCGTCGTGATCGGGTCCATCCTCACGTTCGCCTACGGGATGCGCTTCCTCTGGGGCGCGTTCGCCCGGAAGAAGGGCGTCGAGGACACCCCGGTGGACAAGGAGGCGACCGGCCTCTACATCGCGCCCAACGTGCTCGCCTTCGCCGGCCTCGTCGCCGGCCTGTTCCCGGTGGCCGGGGAGACCCTGCTCGCGCCCTACGCGGACACCTACCCCCGGGGCGAACCCGGGCACCTGACCCTCTGGGCCGGCTTCGGGATCCCACTGCTGCTGACCGGTGTGATCATCGTCGGCGGGGTGCTCCTGATGCTGGCTCGTCGGGGCGTCGAGCGGGTCCAGGACGTGGTCTCGGTCGGACCGGACGCGGACCGGACCTACCGGGGCACGATGCGCCGGCTGGACAGCATGTCCGTCGCCGTGACGTCCATCACCCAGCGTGGTTCGCTGCCCGTGTACCTGGCCCTGATCCTGCTCACCACCGTCGTGATGATCTGGACGTCCGCCTACGCCGGGGGCCTGCGCATCGGCGCGGTGAAGCCCTGGGACTACCCGGTCCAGGCAGGCGTCGCCGTCGTGATCGCGGTGGCGGCGTTCCTGACCGCCCGGGCCCGCCGCCGGCTGAAGGCCGTGGTGCTGCTCGGCATCACCGGTTACGGCGTGGTCCTGCTGTTCGCGCTGCACGGCGCACCGGACCTCGCCCTGACGCAGGCGCTCGTGGAGACCATCACCCTGGTGGTGTTCATCCTGGTGCTGCGCCGGCTGCCGGCCTACTACTCGAACCGGCCGCTGAAGGCGAGCCGGTGGTGGCGCGCCATCCTGGCGATCATGGTCGGGCTGACCGTCACGTTCGTGGCGCTGGTGATCCCGAACGCGCGGGTCACCGACACCATCGCCGAGCTGTTCCCCGAGGAGGCCTACAACTACGGCTACGGCAGGAACATCGTCAACGTCACCCTCGTGGACATCCGCGCCTGGGACACGATGGGCGAGATCTCCGTGCTGCTGGTGGCGGCGACCGGAGTGGCCTCCCTGGTCTTCCTGAGGGCCCGCGCGGGCCGGGTCGAGCGGATCCGTGACCATGACATGGACCGCGGCTCGGTGTGGGCCAGCGACTCCCCGGGCGACGACGCGCTGGTGCGGCAGGGCCGCACGATCCCGTTGCGCAGCACCCGGAACCGGCGCTGGATCAGCGCCGGTGTTGCGCTTGCACCGCACCGCCGGTCGGTGATCTTCGAGGTCGCCACCCGGCTGATCTTCCACACCATGCTCGTGTTCGCCGTCTACCTGCTGTTCGCCGGGCACAACTCCCCCGGCGGCGGGTTCGTGGCCGGCCTGGTGGCCGGCATCGCACTCACGGTGCGGTACCTGGCCGGCGGCCGGTACGAGCTCGGCGAAGCCGCTCCGGTGCTACCCGGTCTGCTCCTGGGCAGCGGCCTGTTCCTGTCCGCCGGCGCCGGGGCGGTGCCGCTCGCCTTCGGTGGCGTCGTGCTGCAGTCCGTCGTGATCGACATCCCCCTCGGCTACCTCGGAGACGTGCACCTGGTCACCACGCTGTTCTTCGACATCGGCGTGTTCCTCGTCGTCGTCGGCCTGATGCTGGACATCCTGCGCTCGCTCGGCGCCGAGGTGGACCGCCAGGGCGAGGCGGAGGGCCGGGCGGTGCCGGACGTCGCACACGACTCCCCGCGCTCCACTGCCGACGACGCCCAGCCGCTCGAGGATGCTCTTGCCGGAGGAGGTGCACCGTGA
- a CDS encoding Na+/H+ antiporter subunit D, which translates to MNWLVPLPVVIPLIAAGLALAMSRRPRVQGAISVAALSLVLAVAVGLIFVTHTQGPQVVNVGGWSAPVGIALVGDRLSVLMLLVSAIVLLCVLLYSLAQGVADGNEGAPVAIYHPTYLVLAAGVANAFLSGDLFNLYVGFEILLAASFVLLTLGGTGERIRAGSIYVIVSLLSSVLFLISIAMIYAATGTLNLAQLSERLLDIDPGVRLVLQVMLLMGFAIKAAVFPLSAWLPDSYPTAPAPVTAVFAGLLTKVGVYAIIRMQTLLFTDGALDMVLMWAALLTMLVGIIGAVAQDDIKRLLSFTLVSHIGYMIFGISLANQTGLSSAIFYVAHHITVQTALFLVAGLIERRGGSTSLEKLGSLGKLAPALAILFFVPAMNLAGIPPMSGFLGKVGLLQAGLELGTPLALATVAGGLLTSLLTLYAVVKAWNKAFWQEAPEELPEGTTPRSMFGPAAVLATLGVLFAVIGGPLYSYTDAAARDLQAQTPYIDSVLVRGDRGEGDSDAAGGDDG; encoded by the coding sequence ATGAACTGGCTCGTTCCGCTGCCCGTGGTGATCCCGCTGATCGCCGCGGGCCTGGCCCTGGCCATGTCCCGCCGGCCCCGGGTGCAGGGCGCGATCTCCGTGGCCGCCCTCAGCCTCGTCCTCGCCGTGGCCGTCGGCCTCATCTTCGTCACCCACACCCAGGGTCCGCAGGTGGTCAACGTCGGCGGCTGGTCGGCCCCGGTCGGGATCGCGCTCGTCGGAGACCGGCTGTCCGTCCTGATGCTGCTCGTCTCGGCCATCGTGCTGCTCTGCGTGCTCCTGTACTCGCTCGCGCAGGGCGTCGCCGACGGCAACGAGGGCGCCCCGGTCGCCATCTACCACCCGACGTATCTCGTCCTCGCCGCCGGGGTCGCCAACGCGTTCCTGTCCGGGGACCTGTTCAACCTCTACGTCGGCTTCGAGATCCTGCTCGCGGCCTCGTTCGTGCTGCTGACCCTCGGCGGCACCGGCGAACGGATCCGGGCCGGGTCGATCTACGTGATCGTCTCGCTGCTGTCCTCGGTCCTGTTCCTCATCTCCATCGCGATGATCTACGCGGCCACCGGGACCCTGAACCTCGCCCAGCTGTCCGAGCGGCTGCTCGACATCGACCCCGGGGTGCGACTGGTCCTGCAGGTGATGCTGCTGATGGGCTTCGCGATCAAGGCGGCGGTGTTCCCGCTCTCGGCCTGGCTGCCGGACTCCTACCCGACGGCGCCGGCACCGGTCACGGCGGTCTTCGCCGGGTTGCTGACCAAGGTCGGTGTGTACGCGATCATCCGAATGCAGACCCTGCTGTTCACCGACGGCGCCCTGGACATGGTGCTGATGTGGGCTGCCCTGCTGACCATGCTCGTCGGCATCATCGGCGCAGTGGCCCAGGACGACATCAAACGTCTGTTGTCCTTCACCCTGGTCAGTCACATCGGCTACATGATCTTCGGGATCTCACTGGCGAACCAGACCGGGCTGTCCTCGGCCATCTTCTACGTCGCCCACCACATCACCGTGCAGACCGCCCTGTTCCTGGTCGCGGGCCTGATCGAGCGGCGCGGCGGCAGCACCTCGCTGGAGAAACTCGGCAGCCTGGGCAAACTCGCTCCGGCGCTCGCGATCCTGTTCTTCGTGCCCGCCATGAACCTGGCCGGCATCCCGCCGATGTCAGGCTTCCTCGGCAAGGTCGGCCTGCTCCAGGCCGGTCTGGAACTCGGGACGCCGCTGGCCCTGGCGACGGTCGCCGGTGGTCTGCTCACCTCCCTGCTGACCCTGTACGCGGTGGTCAAGGCCTGGAACAAGGCGTTCTGGCAGGAGGCCCCCGAGGAACTCCCCGAGGGCACCACGCCCCGCTCGATGTTCGGGCCCGCCGCCGTCCTGGCCACCCTCGGTGTGCTGTTCGCCGTGATCGGAGGCCCGCTGTACAGCTACACCGACGCCGCGGCCCGGGACCTGCAGGCGCAGACCCCCTACATCGACTCGGTTCTGGTCCGTGGTGACCGGGGCGAAGGTGACTCCGACGCGGCCGGGGGTGACGACGGATGA
- a CDS encoding S49 family peptidase, with protein sequence MRALPALAPLLGRRPGSGAEPDRVILDLSGPYPAQRRSGLGGLLQRSTSLEALAGRLDRIADADWVSAVVVRVRGLTADLATAGAIAGLLARLAERKHVTAYLEQVTMTALLATAPVPDVVAPESADVSVPGFAGEQVYLGAFLRSHGIGFENLRIGEYKSALTPFSQDHMDDAQREQLGAYLESIEASWVKALASARGVSQEVAGAWLDAGLTSATELLEAGLITRIAYDDEIVTVADAPLARTLDLLRPQRAGGGRRTPLRGQPDGVAVVPVVGAIVSGPSAGGPPVPVLGGPRAGSDTVVAALRRAERDEHAKAIVLYVDSGGGSALASDLIHRAVVACRKPVVAVMGSVAGSGGYYVLAGADHVLTSPFTLTGSIGVVIGKPVLAEFADRHGFNAEPVGREEALALSTARPFTDAQRERFQKLMDEVYGRFVERVATGRGLSTERVDELGRGRIWSGRDAVGLGLADALGDLQDGLAYARRLAGLPADAPARPVHARPTLPGMPALGTDPAAALAALWPFGTEHVLAWTNPVQIR encoded by the coding sequence ATGCGCGCACTCCCCGCCCTGGCCCCGCTGCTCGGCCGCCGTCCCGGCTCGGGCGCCGAACCGGACCGGGTGATCCTCGACCTCTCCGGCCCGTACCCAGCGCAGCGCCGATCCGGCCTCGGCGGTCTGCTGCAGCGCAGCACGTCCCTCGAGGCCCTGGCCGGCCGGCTGGACCGGATCGCCGACGCCGACTGGGTGAGCGCCGTCGTGGTCCGGGTGCGCGGGCTCACCGCCGACCTGGCCACGGCCGGTGCGATCGCGGGGCTGCTCGCGCGTCTGGCCGAGCGCAAGCACGTGACCGCCTACCTCGAGCAGGTCACGATGACCGCTCTGTTGGCCACCGCCCCGGTCCCGGACGTCGTCGCGCCGGAGTCCGCGGACGTGTCGGTGCCCGGGTTCGCCGGCGAGCAGGTCTACCTGGGCGCGTTCCTGCGCAGCCACGGCATCGGGTTCGAGAACCTGCGGATCGGCGAGTACAAGTCCGCGCTCACCCCGTTCAGCCAGGACCACATGGACGATGCCCAGCGCGAGCAGCTCGGCGCCTACCTCGAGTCGATCGAGGCCTCCTGGGTGAAGGCACTGGCGAGCGCGCGCGGTGTCTCGCAGGAGGTGGCCGGCGCCTGGCTCGACGCCGGGCTGACCTCGGCCACGGAACTCCTCGAGGCAGGTCTGATCACCCGGATCGCCTACGACGACGAGATCGTCACCGTGGCCGACGCCCCGCTTGCCCGCACCCTCGACCTGCTGCGACCGCAACGCGCCGGCGGCGGGCGCCGAACGCCGCTGCGCGGCCAGCCCGACGGCGTCGCTGTCGTCCCCGTGGTCGGCGCCATCGTCTCCGGGCCGAGCGCGGGTGGCCCGCCCGTGCCGGTGCTGGGCGGTCCACGGGCCGGGTCGGACACCGTGGTGGCGGCGCTGCGGCGGGCCGAGCGCGACGAGCACGCGAAGGCGATCGTGCTGTACGTGGACTCCGGCGGCGGGTCCGCGCTCGCCTCGGACCTGATCCACCGGGCGGTGGTCGCGTGCCGTAAGCCCGTGGTCGCCGTGATGGGTTCGGTGGCCGGGTCCGGCGGCTATTACGTGCTCGCGGGCGCGGACCACGTGCTGACCAGCCCGTTCACCCTGACCGGCAGCATCGGGGTGGTCATCGGCAAGCCGGTGCTGGCCGAGTTCGCGGACCGGCACGGGTTCAACGCCGAGCCGGTGGGACGCGAGGAGGCACTGGCCCTGAGCACCGCCCGGCCGTTCACCGACGCCCAGCGCGAGCGGTTCCAGAAGCTGATGGACGAGGTCTACGGCAGGTTCGTGGAGCGGGTGGCGACCGGCCGGGGACTCAGCACGGAACGGGTCGACGAGCTCGGGCGAGGCCGCATCTGGAGCGGACGCGACGCCGTCGGGCTCGGTCTCGCGGACGCCCTCGGCGACCTGCAGGACGGCCTCGCCTACGCCCGGCGCCTGGCCGGGCTGCCCGCGGACGCACCGGCCCGGCCGGTGCACGCCCGACCCACACTGCCCGGGATGCCGGCGCTCGGCACCGACCCGGCCGCGGCGCTGGCGGCGCTGTGGCCGTTCGGCACCGAGCACGTGCTGGCCTGGACGAACCCGGTCCAGATCCGTTGA
- a CDS encoding YihY/virulence factor BrkB family protein, with the protein MSGTLRDRAAVPARSVVAVAERALGLFPARVWRHFTRNSGFVLAAGVSYQALFAIFATLYIAFATVGLWLGANTRAIEALIELIDTYLPGLIGENGVLTDEQVFTIAQDASALLSITGVIAVIVFIWTAIGWISYSRLAVRAIFDLPPDTRKYVLLKARDFVLAVLFSLMLLIGGLLSSAGSWFLSAIFDALGLSTSSPTFSVLIGLATVLVAFAVDALTLTAIFKFLGGASVPWRMIVPGAALGGAAIVVLQLGAGYLLSSSPSNPLLATFAVFIGLLLWCRFAGVVMLVSASWVAVSVADAGLSLAPESDSDVEEDPDTRLAQLLAVCEEIRDAAAAHRDAPFFRRRAARRREEAAIQDLDELLSGDLAPHGSGSAGVGD; encoded by the coding sequence ATGTCCGGCACCCTGAGAGACCGGGCCGCCGTTCCGGCGCGCAGCGTGGTCGCCGTCGCCGAGCGTGCCCTCGGCCTGTTCCCGGCGCGAGTCTGGCGGCACTTCACCCGGAACAGCGGGTTCGTCCTCGCGGCCGGTGTGAGCTACCAGGCGTTGTTCGCGATCTTCGCGACGCTCTACATCGCGTTCGCAACCGTCGGCCTCTGGCTCGGCGCCAACACCCGCGCGATCGAGGCACTGATCGAGCTCATCGACACGTACCTGCCCGGCCTGATCGGAGAGAACGGCGTCCTGACCGACGAGCAGGTCTTCACGATCGCGCAGGACGCGTCGGCGCTGCTCAGCATCACCGGCGTGATCGCCGTGATCGTGTTCATCTGGACGGCGATCGGGTGGATCTCGTACTCCCGGCTCGCCGTGCGGGCCATCTTCGACCTGCCTCCGGACACGCGCAAGTACGTGCTGCTCAAGGCGCGTGACTTCGTCCTTGCGGTGCTGTTCAGCTTGATGCTGCTGATCGGCGGCCTGCTCAGCAGCGCCGGGTCCTGGTTCCTCAGCGCGATCTTCGATGCCCTGGGCCTGAGCACCAGTTCGCCCACGTTCAGCGTGCTGATCGGGCTGGCCACGGTCCTCGTGGCATTCGCCGTGGATGCGCTCACCCTCACGGCGATCTTCAAGTTCCTCGGTGGTGCGAGCGTGCCCTGGCGCATGATCGTGCCCGGTGCAGCCCTGGGTGGAGCGGCCATCGTGGTGCTTCAGCTCGGGGCCGGCTACCTGCTGTCCAGCTCGCCGTCGAACCCGCTGCTGGCGACGTTCGCCGTGTTCATCGGGCTGCTGCTGTGGTGCCGGTTCGCGGGTGTGGTCATGCTCGTGTCCGCGTCCTGGGTCGCGGTGTCCGTCGCCGACGCCGGACTCTCGCTCGCGCCCGAGTCGGACTCGGATGTCGAGGAGGACCCGGACACCCGGCTCGCGCAGCTGCTCGCCGTCTGCGAGGAGATCCGCGACGCGGCGGCCGCGCACCGGGACGCGCCGTTCTTCCGGCGCCGGGCGGCGCGGCGGCGTGAGGAGGCGGCGATCCAGGATCTCGACGAGCTGCTGAGCGGGGACCTGGCCCCGCACGGGTCCGGATCGGCCGGCGTCGGAGACTGA